One Anastrepha obliqua isolate idAnaObli1 chromosome 6, idAnaObli1_1.0, whole genome shotgun sequence DNA window includes the following coding sequences:
- the LOC129250245 gene encoding uncharacterized protein LOC129250245: MIKLNTLKVIQLNTLLRANGLPTTGLKTTKVSRLQQALGVDEIDPSELEDEGVESTNDLRMQLNSLREAMAGLTSAIGTLNGSSPQVLNHNANQQTSNVNDDVDPVSNESTWESADDLRRVSYPRVTIQDMIGVMPEFDPLKSLTSPTQFLIRAEQLQKCHGWKEEMMLIAVQHQMKGMAKRWLDAQPVFQSWSQFVNAFKIDFPSTHNAAEAHKMLMRRKRKNGEDYVEYYYSMLTIGRQGLVDDVSINTHIISGLNDGALTKALAAMSFGSCSQLLLALKNLTITSSISTTSTTPTQQILKSETKCNAKQTQVKCFNCNEYGHIAIKCPQPQKKVRCTVCTKIGHEAKNCNKKPTVVEIGNHNESDEAPPVMKVVELNGKEFEAFIDTGSVCSLIRESAADGMQILGTNKCLTGFGGSKVQVTRQVSVVANVDNVQREIALYIVADSLLPYDILLGRDVLQNNGYHMVVDKGVLHLDEIKINNFNISSDLSEEDKSKVRNLLVDKQNCFAEDISRIGRCKSAQMTIEVTKSGPILGKKYQVPFSQRPELSRILVELLDNEIISPSSSPHAASVLLVKKSNGENRMCIDYRALNEVTVKKN, translated from the coding sequence ATGATCAAACTAAACACGCTAAAGGTGATTCAGTTGAATACACTGCTACGGGCTAATGGTTTGCCAACGACTGGTTTGAAGACAACCAAGGTATCAAGGCTTCAACAAGCCTTAGGCGTGGATGAAATAGATCCATCGGAGCTCGAAGATGAGGGTGTGGAATCAACAAATGACTTAAGAATGCAACTCAACAGCTTGAGAGAAGCAATGGCAGGGTTGACGTCAGCAATTGGTACACTGAATGGTAGTTCGCCACAGGTGCTAAACCATAACGCAAATCAACAAACATCCAACGTTAATGACGATGTTGATCCAGTTTCAAACGAGTCAACCTGGGAGTCAGCTGATGATTTACGTAGAGTGTCGTATCCAAGAGTGACGATTCAAGACATGATCGGTGTAATGCCTGAATTTGATCCACTCAAAAGCTTAACATCACCAACGCAGTTTTTAATCCGAGCTGAGCAATTGCAGAAATGTCACGGTTGGAAAGAAGAAATGATGTTGATCGCAGTTCAGCACCAAATGAAAGGCATGGCCAAACGTTGGCTGGATGCACAACCGGTGTTTCAGTCCTGGTCACAATTTGTTAACGCATTCAAAATCGATTTTCCATCAACACATAATGCAGCTGAGGCACATAAAATGCTTATGAGGCGTAAACGAAAAAACGGCGAAGACTATGTGGAATATTATTATTCTATGCTAACCATAGGTCGACAAGGTTTGGTGGATGATGTTTCCATCAATACACATATAATTAGTGGTCTCAACGATGGTGCATTAACAAAGGCACTGGCAGCAATGAGTTTTGGTTCATGTAGCCAATTGTTACTTGCACTCAAGAACTTAACGATTACCAGTAGTATATCAACGACATCTACTACTCCAACCCAGCAAATATTGAAATCTGAAACGAAATGTAATGCGAAGCAAACGCAAGTAAAGTGCTTTAATTGTAATGAGTACGGTCATATTGCAATCAAGTGTCCGCAACCGCAAAAGAAGGTACGTTGTACTGTATGTACTAAGATAGGGCACGAAGCCAAGAACTGCAACAAGAAACCAACAGTTGTAGAGATTGGGAACCACAATGAAAGCGATGAAGCACCGCCAGTCATGAAAGTGGTTGAGTTAAATGGAAAGGAGTTCGAAGCTTTTATTGATACCGGAAGCGTATGCTCTTTAATTCGCGAATCAGCAGCAGATGGCATGCAGATACTGggaacaaataaatgtttgACAGGATTCGGCGGATCTAAAGTGCAAGTGACGAGACAAGTCAGTGTTGTTGCAAATGTTGATAACGTTCAGCGAGAGATAGCATTGTACATTGTCGCGGATAGCCTGCTGCCCTACGACATTTTATTGGGTCGCGACGTTTTACAAAACAATGGGTATCACATGGTTGTAGACAAAGGCGTACTACATTtagacgaaataaaaataaataattttaatatatccaGCGATTTATCGGAAGAAGATAAGAGCAAGGTACGTAACCTTTTAGttgataagcaaaattgttttgCCGAAGATATAAGCCGAATTGGCAGATGCAAAAGCGCACAAATGACGATAGAGGTAACTAAATCAGGTCCTATACTTGGTAAGAAATATCAAGTCCCTTTTTCACAACGCCCTGAGTTGTCGAGAATTTTGGTGGAGCTGTTGGACAACGAAATTATAAGTCCAAGTAGTTCACCTCACGCAGCTTCAGtacttttggtaaaaaaatcgaatggcgaaAATCGAATGTGCATTGATTACCGCGCGCTTAACGAGGTCACAGTTAAGAAGAATTAA